One Heyndrickxia oleronia genomic window, CTAATATGATACTGGAACAAATAAAAACTGAATTAGATCATGACCTACTATCAACACCCATTATTCAGTCATCTATCTATTATCTCGAAAATGAGCTAGCAAATATTAAAAGCGAAGAATACGTCGTATGCCACGGAGATATTAATCATAACAACTGGCTGTTATCAGAAGACAACCAGTTGTATCTAATTGACTGGGATGGTCCAATGATCGCCGACCCTGCTCTGGATATTGGGATGCTTTTATATTTATACATTGATCGACAAAACTGGGATCAGTGGTTAAAACAATATGGCCTTCATCTAAATGATCATCTTTTATTACGGATGAAATGGTATTATATTTCACAGTCTCTCTTGGCCGTACAATGGAATAAAAGTAAAAATCGCATAAGTGAAGTGAATGATTGGCTAGATCGGCTTTCTGCCGTATAATTTAAGGTCTCTTTCATAACTATCTTTAATTGAAGAGGTAAAAAATCTGTGCAAGAGCCGTTTTAATTATATATATTCATTTGATCTACCCATTCAGATATATTCTCTTGATTTGATTCAATATGGAAATCCAAGTGTTGAGTATATTGACCATTTTGACTGTAATTGAATACTTCCTGTAAAATAGGTTTAATATTTTCATGAATATTTGGATTTACCATTAATGATTTAACTAAGCGTTCCAACTGTTCACATTCGGCAACAGAGCCACAACAATCAACTTGGTGATTGTTTAAAATATCTTTTAATAAGGTCATTTGATCATGATGACTAAGAGGCATGAGCAACCTCCTTTCAGTATTAGTAAAAAGGAATCCACAATTATTTTGTGAATTCCTTTTGTCTTTATGCATGATGAACTAAAAAATTCATATTGAGGTGTATAGAAATGCGATTGAGACATAAACCATGGGCAAAAGAAAAACTAATGGAATATCCCCAATTTGTGGTTCAAACTCCTGAGAAATATAAAGGAAAATGGGGAGAACTATTTAATAATGATCATCCTATTCATATTGAGGTTGGAACGGGAAAGGGACAATTTATTGTTGGGATGGCAAAAGCAAATCCTGAAATAAACTATATTGGGATTGAAATGCAGGATAGTGTAATTGTTTCGGCATTGGACAAGTTGATCGATGAAGAGCTTACAAACATAAAGTTATTAAATATCGACGGAAGTAATTTGAGTGATCTCTTTGCAAAAGGGGATATTGAGCGGGTATACTTAAACTTTTCTGACCCTTGGCCAAAAAAGAAACATGCGAAAAGAAGACTAACTTATAAAAGCTTTCTTAAATTATATGAAGGATTATTAATTGATGGTGGAGAAATTCATTTTAAGACAGATAATCAGGGATTATTCGAATACTCGCTTCAAAGTTTTTCTGAATACGGGCTGCTATTAAAATATATTAGCTTGGATCTGCATAATAGTGAGTTTGAAGATAATATTATGACGGAATATGAAGAAAAATTTTCTGCAAAGGGTCAACGGATTTATCGCTGTGAAGTGAAGTATCAAAATGAAGCGAATAACTAATTCAAAAAAGCGGCTACCCTTGTAATCATAGGGTTGCCGCCTTTTTATTATTCTGCCATTTTTTCATCATTGAATCGTAATAAATCACCGAATATCACATTATCTGAGAAGTTTAATTCATTTTGAACTCGATCAAAATAAGGTGTACATTTGCTCATTTTCACTTTAACGCCTGTTAATTTATTGTAACAAGCATTTTCTGTAAAGGTGTATTTTTTCGTTACAAAACTACCATCCCTAAATACAACAAGATCCTTCGGCTTTTTAGAAATTAAACTATGACCAAAATCAATCACAGGCTTCTCAGGGTGAATACCAAGTAGATCAAGTATCGTTTGTCTAATGTCTGTTTGACCTCCAATGGTCTTAATGATTTTTCCCTTTTCTCCCGGAATATGAATAATAAAAGGCACTTTTTGAAGATCGATTTGTTCATTAGGTGTAATTTCTTTATCTAATACTTGTTCAAGTTCTTTATGGTAGCTTTTTGATATACCGTAATGATCACCGTATAAAATGATGATGGAGTTATCATATAACCCATTTTTTTTCAATAGTGTAAAGAAACGTTTAATTGCTTCATCCTCATAGCGAACTGTACGGAAATAACGATGAACTAAATCAGGATTTTCTTCGTCATCTTTAAGAAATTGATCTTCCGGTTCTAATAAAAACGGGAAGTGATTGGTTAATGTTAAGAACTTTGCATAAAAGGGCTGTGGCAAATCTTTTAAATAGGGTATGGATTGCTCAAAAAATGGAATATCTTTTAAACCGTAGTTCACACTATTTTCCTCAGAAACATGATAATATTTCTTCGAAAAAAATTGATCATATCCCATCGTTTCATACATATTTTCACGATTCCAAAAAGTTTCATCATTACTGTGAAAAACGGCACTATAATACCCATCTTCTTTTAAAATTTCTGGTAATGCATAGAAATCATTCCTTGGCCTTCTGACAAAAACAGAACCGCCAGATAATGGGTAGAGCCCGTTATCTATCATAAATTCAGCATCAGATGTTTTCCCCTGGGCAGTTTGATGATAGAAGTTAGGGAAATACAAGCTATCTTTTAAAATTAAATTGAGAAACGGCGTAATTTCCTCGCCGTTAATTTTACGATTAATGACTAATTGCTGTGTTGATTCGAGAGAGATTAATATGACATTTTTCCCCTTTGCCAATCCGCTCATTGAGGACGGGGGTGCGTTTGAATTTAATTTATTTATATACTTAGTCACATCATCAACATCGGTACTATCTGCAAACGCACGCTGGACAGACATTTTAGAATTGAATAGGATATCGTAGATATGGTAATTAAAACTCCCCAGCGTTTTGACTAGGTTTTCTCTGTCATATGATTTTTTAAAAAGCTGTGGATTCTCAATGAAACCACTTAAAATGACAAGAATGATAAGTGCAATACTACTACATATCATTGATGTTCTTTTAATTATGGTTAGCGGTAAACCTTTATCTACTCGTTTCACGAGTAACCAGGCTAAAATCGCAATATCAATAAATAGCAAAGGGTCGGTCCAATTAATGAGTTCTAATGTACTTTGACTTAATCCGCCTACATTTTGAAATTGAAATAAAACAGGAACAGTAATAAAATCAATATAAAAACGATAATATAAAATATTTCCATATAAAAGACCAGTTAGTAATATGTATAAAACCATAAAAGCTGTTTTTCTAACTTTTTTTGGAAAAAACAAACTAATCCCTAAAAATAATCCAATTGATCCAAGTGGATTCACTAATATTAGGAATGTTTCAAGAAATGTACTCGTTCTTAGGTCAAATTCAAAGAAGTATATCACAAGTGTCTTTAGCCATAATACTATAACGGCTAGTATATAGAAGGAAAAACTATTTAGTTTTTTCATGCCATTCATCCTCTCTATCTCCATTTTAAAAAAAGTAAGATACCTTTTACAAGCAAAATTGAATTTATTTTACATAGTTATTTCTGTATCATTAAAGGTTTAAAAATATATCATGGATAATTTTGAATATGATAAACTATAGGGAAATAGGAGGTATGATGCATGAATTTGAAATCTTTTGTTACTGGTATAGCAATTGGTGCGGTAAGCGGTTACTTAGTTAATGAGGTAGTTAAAAGTAAAACCTTTATTTCTAGTGATACAGTATTGTCAAATGTAAAAAAAGCATTTAAAGAATCAACAGATGTAGAGGGTTCTTGGATTCAGCAAATGAAGGAAGATTATGAGAAGTTTCCTATTAAAGCAAAAATTTATCGTGGCGGGGTTACCTGTCGTATAAATGATAAAAGGATGCAATATGAATTTATTGCTGATGCCTATACAGGTACTGTATTGGATGTTTATCCAATATAATCTACATAATAAAAGAATGAGTGCACCGTTATATTACGAATGATAGTGCACTCTTTGATATAGGAAATTAATGTAAGATGCTTTTGGGTCAAAATGAAACTTTATTTCCGTTTTATCTCGTCGATGATATTTCCGTCTTGATCCCATTTTAATGCTCGGTAGTAGGCATCATGATAGAAAATAAACCATGACTGATTCTCGATTGCATACGGAATATATTTTTCCTTTGCAAAAATCGATGTCATCGGATAGTCATCATAGGCTAGGACCCATAAAGAATTACGGTGGGCATGTGTCGGCATTAAATCGGCCATATGAATTAGTTTTTGACCATTACTTTCAATTTCAATGATAGAATGTCCGTCACTATGTCCGCCAGTATGAATCATTTTAATACACTCTTCAATAACCACTTGATTTTCAAATGTGTATATTTGGTTTTGTATAGGTTCCCAATTTTCTGACCAATATGTATTTTTCGACCGAATGTTTGGATTCCTCATCTCTTCCCATTCAACTTTGGAGGTATAAATTTTTGCATTAGGGAAAACAGAAACTAATTGATGATCTTCCCATCTTGTTAATCCACTAGCATGGTCAAAATGAAGATGTGTCATACAGATAATATCAATATCCTTTGGTGATAATCCAATTTCGGCTAATGATTCATCTAGTTTCGATTCCTCAACCACTCCATAATTTCTTTTTTGTTTGTCAGTTAACTTTCCCTTTCCAATCCCAGTTTCTATTAGAATATTCTTGTTATTAATCTGTAGTAGCATTGGATCAGTTCTTAATTCAATTTGATTTTTTTCATTGACAGGATATTTTTTTGACCAAAGCGGTTTAGGCACAACACCGAACATTGCCCCTCCGTCTAAAAATGTTACCCCTCCATCTAACCAGTAAATACTTATTTCACCAATTGATAATTTCTCCATCTTTATCCCTCCTCATTCCTTATTGTATCATGTTGAATAATCTATTAGGAAAATTAAGATTAAAGAATGAATTGATATCAAAAGGCTGTTTTTCGTATAGTTTTTGCTTTTGTCAAAGCCTAATAGCCTCCCTTTTTACAGCGAATAAAGGATTTTTAGAGGGTCATTGGTGTTCAATGAGAGGTGTATCAAACTAATATATAGTAGTTAAAGCATACTTAAGCATGTATGAGAAAAGAGCCAATCAAAAAAGAATGACAAAACAGAAAACTAGAAAGCAGTATGAAAGTTCTGTAAAATAGAAGGGTACATAATAAATAGAAATTGAGGGATATTCGATGGAACAAGAAACTTTACAGTTGTTTAAAACATTAACAGAATTGCCCGGTGCACCAGGCAATGAGCATGCAGTTAGAGCTTTTATGAGAACGGAGCTTGAAAAATATGCGGATGAAGTAGTTCAGGATCGTTTAGGCGGAATTTTTGGGATAAAACGTGGTAAGGAAGAAGGACCAACAATTATGGTAGCTGGCCATATGGATGAAGTTGGATTTATGGTGACTTCTATCACTGATAATGGAATGCTTCGTTTTCAAACACTCGGTGGCTGGTGGAGTCAGGTATTATTAGCTCAGCGAGTGGAAATTATAACAGATAATGGTCCTGTAATTGGAGTAATTGGTTCAATTCCTCCACATTTATTAGATGACAGTAAAAGAAATAAACCAATGGATATTAAAAATATGTTAATTGATATTGGTGCTGATAATCGTGAGGATGCCATTCGCATCGGAATTAAGCCTGGTCAGCAAATTGTTCCTATTTGTCCTTTTACACCTATGGCTAATGAGAAAAAAATATTAGC contains:
- a CDS encoding YtzH-like family protein; the encoded protein is MPLSHHDQMTLLKDILNNHQVDCCGSVAECEQLERLVKSLMVNPNIHENIKPILQEVFNYSQNGQYTQHLDFHIESNQENISEWVDQMNIYN
- a CDS encoding phosphotransferase family protein, with amino-acid sequence MEHILGQGWEITPAGGATGEAFFARHQEQKLFLKRNSSPFLAVLSAEGIVPKLVWTKRTENGDVITAQQWLSGRELKSHEMSQDIVAKLLKKIHESGPLLSMLLRLGKTPIEANMILEQIKTELDHDLLSTPIIQSSIYYLENELANIKSEEYVVCHGDINHNNWLLSEDNQLYLIDWDGPMIADPALDIGMLLYLYIDRQNWDQWLKQYGLHLNDHLLLRMKWYYISQSLLAVQWNKSKNRISEVNDWLDRLSAV
- a CDS encoding YtnP family quorum-quenching lactonase — encoded protein: MEKLSIGEISIYWLDGGVTFLDGGAMFGVVPKPLWSKKYPVNEKNQIELRTDPMLLQINNKNILIETGIGKGKLTDKQKRNYGVVEESKLDESLAEIGLSPKDIDIICMTHLHFDHASGLTRWEDHQLVSVFPNAKIYTSKVEWEEMRNPNIRSKNTYWSENWEPIQNQIYTFENQVVIEECIKMIHTGGHSDGHSIIEIESNGQKLIHMADLMPTHAHRNSLWVLAYDDYPMTSIFAKEKYIPYAIENQSWFIFYHDAYYRALKWDQDGNIIDEIKRK
- a CDS encoding LTA synthase family protein, which encodes MNGMKKLNSFSFYILAVIVLWLKTLVIYFFEFDLRTSTFLETFLILVNPLGSIGLFLGISLFFPKKVRKTAFMVLYILLTGLLYGNILYYRFYIDFITVPVLFQFQNVGGLSQSTLELINWTDPLLFIDIAILAWLLVKRVDKGLPLTIIKRTSMICSSIALIILVILSGFIENPQLFKKSYDRENLVKTLGSFNYHIYDILFNSKMSVQRAFADSTDVDDVTKYINKLNSNAPPSSMSGLAKGKNVILISLESTQQLVINRKINGEEITPFLNLILKDSLYFPNFYHQTAQGKTSDAEFMIDNGLYPLSGGSVFVRRPRNDFYALPEILKEDGYYSAVFHSNDETFWNRENMYETMGYDQFFSKKYYHVSEENSVNYGLKDIPFFEQSIPYLKDLPQPFYAKFLTLTNHFPFLLEPEDQFLKDDEENPDLVHRYFRTVRYEDEAIKRFFTLLKKNGLYDNSIIILYGDHYGISKSYHKELEQVLDKEITPNEQIDLQKVPFIIHIPGEKGKIIKTIGGQTDIRQTILDLLGIHPEKPVIDFGHSLISKKPKDLVVFRDGSFVTKKYTFTENACYNKLTGVKVKMSKCTPYFDRVQNELNFSDNVIFGDLLRFNDEKMAE
- the trmB gene encoding tRNA (guanosine(46)-N7)-methyltransferase TrmB; this translates as MRLRHKPWAKEKLMEYPQFVVQTPEKYKGKWGELFNNDHPIHIEVGTGKGQFIVGMAKANPEINYIGIEMQDSVIVSALDKLIDEELTNIKLLNIDGSNLSDLFAKGDIERVYLNFSDPWPKKKHAKRRLTYKSFLKLYEGLLIDGGEIHFKTDNQGLFEYSLQSFSEYGLLLKYISLDLHNSEFEDNIMTEYEEKFSAKGQRIYRCEVKYQNEANN
- a CDS encoding PepSY domain-containing protein; translated protein: MNLKSFVTGIAIGAVSGYLVNEVVKSKTFISSDTVLSNVKKAFKESTDVEGSWIQQMKEDYEKFPIKAKIYRGGVTCRINDKRMQYEFIADAYTGTVLDVYPI